A single window of Candidatus Omnitrophota bacterium DNA harbors:
- the larE gene encoding ATP-dependent sacrificial sulfur transferase LarE, producing MDRLKKILMRLGKVVIAFSGGVDSTFLLKVAKDTLGRNNVLAITATSETYPSSELRDAKRLAKIIGVRQVVIRTAEFDDPKFRDNPPQRCYYCKKELFKEIGKIARREGFRHIADASNYDDRKDFRPGSRAAKESGVSSPLKEARLTKDAIRRLSKKLGLQTWNKPSYACLASRIPYYDTITRRKLEMIEKAEDILRNNYSFSQVRVRCHGDIARIEVAPREIRKFFKGEAASGAAKRLQKLGFKYVTVDILGYRTGSMNETLRKR from the coding sequence ATGGATAGATTAAAAAAGATCTTAATGAGGCTGGGCAAGGTGGTGATCGCTTTTTCCGGCGGGGTGGATTCGACGTTCCTGCTCAAAGTAGCTAAAGATACTCTAGGCAGAAATAACGTCCTAGCTATCACCGCGACATCCGAGACCTACCCGTCTTCGGAACTCAGGGATGCCAAGAGGCTCGCGAAAATAATAGGCGTCAGGCAGGTGGTGATCAGGACCGCTGAATTCGACGATCCCAAATTCAGGGATAATCCTCCGCAGAGATGTTATTACTGCAAAAAAGAGCTCTTCAAGGAGATCGGCAAGATCGCCCGGCGCGAAGGGTTCAGGCATATCGCCGACGCCTCCAATTATGACGACAGGAAAGATTTCAGGCCGGGCAGCCGCGCCGCGAAAGAGAGCGGCGTATCAAGCCCGTTAAAAGAGGCGCGCCTGACCAAGGACGCGATACGCAGGCTGTCAAAAAAGCTTGGGTTGCAGACCTGGAATAAGCCTTCTTATGCCTGCCTCGCGTCGCGCATACCTTATTACGATACGATAACCAGGCGGAAGCTGGAGATGATAGAAAAAGCAGAGGATATCTTGCGGAATAATTACAGTTTCAGTCAGGTGCGCGTCCGTTGCCATGGTGATATCGCGAGGATCGAAGTGGCTCCGCGCGAGATACGGAAGTTCTTCAAAGGGGAAGCGGCTTCCGGGGCGGCGAAGCGTCTTCAAAAACTGGGTTTTAAATATGTCACCGTGGACATATTGGGTTACCGGACGGGAAGCATGAACGAAACTTTAAGGAAACGCTGA
- the mnmA gene encoding tRNA 2-thiouridine(34) synthase MnmA: MKKAVVAMSGGVDSSVAAFLLKKEGYEVIGITMQLWSKDLCGKHGGKSCCSLEAIEDARKVASLLDIPHYVMNLEKDFSDFVIKYFCSEYEKGRTPNPCVVCNSRMKFGKLLERAKVLGAEHVATGHYARLGRGESNGRYYINEAADKTKDQSYFLFDLSQEQLEHALFPLGGLSKKEVREIARSNGLKVHDKPESQDICFVIKGDYRDFIKDKIKGVKPGRIVDTGGKVLGEHKGIAFYTIGQREGLGVAAGKPVYVVKIDAAKNEIVLGDAGEAKGRELTASAISWMAVEGLDSGIRAEAKIRYNHPKAACEVIPVSGNKVKAVFDEPQYAITPGQAFVFYEGEKILGGGWID, encoded by the coding sequence GTGAAAAAAGCCGTTGTCGCTATGAGCGGCGGCGTCGATTCATCGGTCGCCGCTTTTTTATTGAAAAAAGAGGGTTACGAGGTCATCGGTATCACTATGCAGCTTTGGTCTAAGGACCTCTGCGGAAAGCACGGCGGGAAGAGCTGTTGCTCGCTAGAGGCGATAGAGGACGCCAGGAAGGTCGCCTCGCTCCTCGATATCCCGCATTACGTAATGAACCTCGAGAAGGATTTCAGCGATTTCGTCATTAAGTATTTCTGCTCCGAGTATGAGAAAGGGCGGACGCCTAATCCCTGCGTCGTCTGCAACAGCAGGATGAAGTTCGGAAAACTATTGGAGAGGGCGAAGGTCCTCGGCGCGGAACATGTCGCGACCGGCCATTACGCGAGGCTCGGCCGCGGCGAGAGCAACGGCCGGTATTACATAAACGAGGCCGCGGACAAGACTAAGGACCAGTCGTATTTTCTCTTCGATCTGTCCCAGGAGCAGCTTGAACATGCGCTCTTTCCGCTCGGCGGGTTATCGAAGAAAGAGGTCAGGGAGATTGCCAGGTCGAACGGCCTGAAGGTCCATGATAAGCCCGAGAGCCAGGATATCTGTTTTGTGATAAAAGGCGATTATCGCGATTTTATAAAGGACAAGATAAAGGGAGTGAAGCCCGGCAGGATAGTCGATACCGGAGGAAAGGTTTTGGGCGAGCATAAGGGCATTGCGTTCTATACGATAGGGCAAAGGGAAGGCCTGGGCGTCGCGGCCGGTAAGCCGGTATATGTCGTAAAGATCGACGCAGCAAAGAATGAGATCGTATTGGGCGACGCCGGAGAGGCGAAGGGCAGGGAATTGACGGCGAGCGCAATCTCATGGATGGCTGTAGAAGGGCTGGATTCCGGCATCCGCGCTGAGGCGAAGATAAGGTATAACCACCCTAAGGCTGCCTGCGAGGTCATACCGGTCTCCGGCAATAAAGTGAAAGCCGTATTCGATGAGCCGCAGTACGCGATAACCCCGGGCCAGGCATTCGTATTTTATGAAGGCGAAAAGATATTAGGCGGCGGATGGATAGATTAA
- a CDS encoding diphthine--ammonia ligase, producing the protein MKEKVIFSWSGGKDSALALYELKESGKYEITALLTTITKDYDRVSMHGVRTALLEAQAVSLGIKLEKAWMTKGAAIEENESKIGEIMRRYFAEGVLLAGAGDIWLEDVKKYKDDNLARIGMKGIYPLWKRDSGQLARKFIDLGFKSVIVCVDSTLLAKEFIGREFDESFLADLPAGVDPCGENGEFHSFVYAGPVFRHEIPFVKGEIVLRDNRYYFCDLLPANAAVAAQETVDF; encoded by the coding sequence ATGAAAGAGAAAGTGATCTTTTCCTGGAGCGGCGGCAAGGATAGCGCCCTTGCCCTTTACGAATTAAAAGAAAGCGGAAAATACGAGATTACGGCACTGCTTACGACCATCACGAAGGATTACGACAGGGTAAGCATGCACGGGGTAAGGACTGCGCTGCTGGAGGCGCAGGCGGTATCTCTCGGCATAAAACTTGAAAAGGCGTGGATGACAAAAGGCGCCGCTATCGAAGAGAACGAGTCGAAAATAGGCGAGATCATGCGAAGGTATTTTGCCGAGGGGGTGCTTTTGGCCGGCGCGGGAGATATCTGGCTGGAGGATGTGAAAAAATACAAAGATGACAATCTCGCGCGCATCGGAATGAAAGGCATCTATCCGCTATGGAAGCGCGACAGCGGCCAATTGGCCCGCAAGTTCATAGATTTGGGATTTAAGTCGGTCATCGTATGCGTCGATTCGACGCTGCTTGCCAAAGAGTTTATAGGAAGGGAGTTTGACGAGTCGTTCCTGGCCGACCTGCCTGCCGGCGTCGACCCGTGCGGAGAGAACGGCGAATTCCATTCGTTCGTATACGCGGGCCCGGTATTCCGCCATGAGATACCGTTTGTAAAAGGCGAGATCGTGCTCAGGGATAACCGCTATTATTTCTGCGACCTCTTGCCCGCGAATGCCGCCGTGGCGGCGCAGGAAACTGTTGATTTTTGA